Proteins found in one Candidatus Cetobacterium colombiensis genomic segment:
- a CDS encoding polysaccharide deacetylase family protein: protein MNFLMYIFLIACVYYNKKGNPWFLYHHIGRDGVPTEWFEEHLKNIWFFNMKTLTNREMLNFLEKDGKLPKNCVALTFDDGYYDNYINAFPLLKKYNMKATLYLNTAYVEREENRAFKYLSWKEIKEMSDSNVFDIQLHSHRHMPIFVNTSFDRVVTERDLLDREIQHLYNGKAQIGFPIFGKRGEFSSTGVHVPLEAAKIFKNYYENLSLSGKDNKKEIQDFIDKELKKHLIFENLTDAKNRVLKDLDSNITLIEKHCGYRPNFFCWPWGHKSQDFINILKEAGIKGFVTTRKGTNSLKPDLENIKRVELREFTPLKFKLNLLICRNYLLGRIYQLLS from the coding sequence GTGAATTTTTTAATGTATATTTTTTTAATTGCATGTGTGTATTACAATAAAAAAGGAAACCCTTGGTTTTTATATCATCACATAGGAAGAGATGGCGTTCCTACAGAGTGGTTTGAAGAGCATCTTAAAAACATCTGGTTTTTTAATATGAAAACTCTTACAAATAGAGAGATGTTAAATTTTTTAGAAAAAGATGGAAAACTACCTAAAAACTGTGTGGCACTAACTTTTGATGATGGGTACTACGATAACTATATCAATGCCTTTCCACTTTTAAAAAAATATAATATGAAAGCAACTTTATATCTCAATACAGCTTATGTGGAGCGTGAAGAGAACAGAGCCTTTAAATACCTAAGTTGGAAAGAGATTAAAGAGATGAGTGACTCCAATGTTTTTGACATTCAACTGCACTCTCATAGACATATGCCTATCTTTGTTAATACCTCTTTTGATCGTGTGGTAACTGAAAGAGACCTTTTAGATAGAGAGATTCAGCACCTATACAATGGAAAAGCTCAAATTGGGTTTCCTATTTTTGGAAAAAGAGGAGAGTTTTCTAGTACAGGAGTTCATGTACCTTTAGAAGCTGCTAAAATTTTTAAAAATTACTATGAAAACTTGTCTTTAAGCGGTAAAGATAATAAGAAAGAGATTCAAGATTTTATTGATAAAGAACTTAAAAAACATCTTATTTTTGAAAATTTAACTGATGCTAAAAACAGAGTTTTAAAAGATTTAGATAGTAATATCACCCTTATAGAAAAACACTGTGGATATAGACCTAACTTTTTCTGCTGGCCTTGGGGACATAAGTCTCAAGATTTTATAAACATTTTAAAAGAAGCTGGTATTAAAGGGTTTGTTACAACTCGTAAGGGAACTAACAGTTTAAAACCTGATTTAGAAAATATAAAAAGAGTTGAGCTAAGGGAGTTTACTCCTTTAAAATTCAAACTTAATCTGTTAATTTGTAGAAACTATTTATTAGGTAGAATTTATCAACTTCTTTCATAA
- a CDS encoding BUD32 family EKC/KEOPS complex subunit, producing the protein MKVIIIHRRSCVYYKVSSDSFIKEFTPKFSSKLKYFFKLRKYPGKNFYYISNLLNSLNIKTAKIISYSNYHIETKNIDGITLEEFIKIKGDNYDYIISQYIFLILTLIKNNIYCGDLHFGNFIVKNNELYALDLEDYHHKNIFWSYKKCFLSRLKGKIPKEIFEDIIKQLETT; encoded by the coding sequence ATGAAAGTTATTATTATACACAGGAGAAGTTGCGTTTATTATAAAGTATCTTCTGATTCTTTTATAAAAGAATTTACTCCTAAATTTTCATCTAAACTTAAATATTTTTTTAAACTGCGTAAATATCCTGGAAAAAATTTCTATTACATATCTAATCTTTTAAACTCACTAAATATAAAAACAGCTAAAATAATAAGTTACTCAAATTATCATATAGAAACTAAAAATATAGATGGGATAACTCTTGAAGAGTTTATCAAAATTAAAGGAGATAATTATGATTACATAATTAGTCAATATATTTTTTTAATACTCACTTTAATAAAAAATAATATCTATTGTGGAGATTTACATTTTGGAAACTTTATTGTCAAAAATAATGAACTTTACGCTTTAGATTTAGAAGATTATCATCATAAAAATATCTTTTGGTCTTATAAAAAATGTTTTCTTTCACGTTTAAAAGGAAAAATTCCTAAAGAAATTTTTGAAGATATTATAAAACAATTAGAAACCACTTAA
- a CDS encoding glycosyltransferase family 9 protein has translation MIRKINRVIQDLLRPIRLQMGRKIWDKKTENHEELIKNNKVDMGRVKSILFLRYDGKIGDMVINTLMFREIQKRYPNVKIGVVARGAAKDIIKFNPYVNEIYDYEKGKERELAKEIAEKNYDVLIDFSEMLRVNQMKFINLCKAKINIGLDKEDWQIFDISVTENKDYKNTDHITQRYGAYLKKIGIDDFDKKYDVFLGKNIETRNMDIGIVLNPYGASKHKHFNKETLKFIIEILNSLNKNATLIYSPDKYSELEEFVRENKDLKVYLPQNIKSILDSSEIIKNSDGVITPDTSIVHIASAFNKKIISIYPPNGGKYGVDHLVWGPLDLKNEMLFCKSSTGIGEEININTFDKSQMKERILGEMN, from the coding sequence ATGATTAGAAAAATAAATAGAGTAATTCAGGATTTATTAAGACCAATAAGACTACAAATGGGAAGAAAAATTTGGGATAAAAAGACCGAAAATCATGAAGAGTTGATAAAAAATAATAAAGTGGATATGGGTAGAGTTAAATCTATTCTTTTTTTACGTTATGATGGGAAAATAGGGGATATGGTTATAAATACTCTTATGTTTAGGGAGATACAAAAGAGATATCCAAATGTTAAAATTGGGGTGGTAGCTAGAGGAGCAGCCAAAGATATAATAAAATTTAATCCCTATGTAAATGAGATATATGATTATGAAAAGGGAAAAGAAAGGGAATTAGCTAAGGAAATAGCAGAGAAAAATTATGATGTATTAATTGATTTTTCTGAAATGCTTCGTGTAAACCAGATGAAGTTTATAAATCTTTGTAAAGCCAAGATAAATATAGGATTAGATAAAGAGGATTGGCAAATTTTTGATATATCAGTAACAGAAAATAAAGATTATAAAAATACAGATCATATAACTCAAAGATATGGTGCTTACTTAAAAAAAATTGGAATAGATGATTTTGATAAAAAATATGATGTATTTTTAGGAAAAAATATTGAAACTAGAAATATGGATATAGGAATAGTTTTAAATCCATATGGAGCTAGTAAACATAAACACTTTAATAAAGAAACATTAAAATTTATAATAGAAATTTTAAATTCTTTAAATAAAAATGCTACATTAATATACTCGCCAGATAAGTATAGTGAACTGGAAGAATTTGTAAGAGAAAATAAAGATTTAAAAGTTTATTTACCTCAAAATATAAAAAGTATTTTAGATAGTTCTGAAATCATAAAAAATTCAGATGGGGTTATAACTCCGGATACTTCAATAGTTCATATTGCTTCAGCGTTTAATAAGAAAATAATTTCAATATATCCACCTAATGGTGGGAAATATGGTGTAGATCATTTAGTATGGGGACCTCTAGATTTAAAAAATGAGATGTTATTTTGTAAATCATCTACAGGAATAGGAGAGGAAATTAATATAAATACATTTGATAAAAGTCAAATGAAGGAAAGAATTTTAGGAGAAATGAATTGA
- a CDS encoding glycosyltransferase: MKNNLKKKIIIQTGSLRVGGQEKMLSELLKVINPEKYKVLLLIEEDCGNENIYEKNIPEYIEYEFLTSKKFMEKLEKYKKSKNPFHKILYSLMLKSKKKIAIKNFKKYLDFGDIIIDYNLGLLRYCNKLNLKGKKLIGWSHAGLGGRLKDKRKEKNRKFYSHIITINEEMRRCYQKNTNQYGIKIHKIHNFLDEKIIIEKSKEKIKENLGKYIISVGALTENKNNISLIYAFKKLVDKGIDENLVILGEGKERENLEKAIKNLNLSDRVKLLGIKENPYKYIRESTLFVQCSYSEGFPLVLLESMIIGKAVVSTENYGSKEILEDGKYGLIVENNIDKISEGIYSLIINGELKKKKEELSLKRGKEFSLEAGRKKIEEFIESI; encoded by the coding sequence ATGAAAAATAATCTAAAGAAGAAAATAATTATTCAAACGGGTTCTTTAAGAGTTGGAGGACAAGAGAAAATGTTGTCTGAATTATTGAAAGTAATAAATCCTGAAAAATATAAAGTTCTTTTATTAATTGAAGAAGATTGTGGAAATGAAAATATATATGAAAAAAATATACCTGAATATATTGAGTATGAATTTTTAACATCTAAGAAATTTATGGAGAAATTAGAAAAGTATAAAAAAAGCAAAAATCCATTTCATAAGATATTGTATTCTTTAATGTTAAAGTCAAAGAAAAAGATAGCAATTAAAAATTTTAAAAAATATTTAGATTTTGGAGATATTATTATAGATTACAATTTAGGACTTTTAAGATATTGTAATAAATTAAATTTAAAAGGAAAAAAATTAATTGGGTGGTCACATGCTGGACTTGGAGGAAGACTTAAAGATAAAAGAAAAGAAAAAAATAGGAAGTTTTATTCTCATATAATAACAATAAATGAAGAGATGAGAAGATGTTATCAAAAAAATACGAATCAGTATGGAATAAAAATTCATAAAATTCATAACTTTTTAGATGAAAAAATAATAATAGAAAAATCTAAGGAAAAAATAAAAGAAAATTTAGGGAAATATATTATAAGTGTAGGAGCTTTAACAGAAAATAAGAACAATATTTCTTTAATATATGCATTTAAAAAATTAGTAGATAAAGGTATTGATGAGAATTTAGTTATCTTAGGAGAAGGAAAAGAAAGAGAAAATTTAGAAAAAGCAATAAAGAATTTAAATTTAAGTGATAGAGTTAAATTATTGGGAATAAAAGAAAATCCTTATAAATATATAAGAGAGAGCACTTTATTTGTTCAGTGCTCATATTCAGAAGGGTTCCCGCTTGTATTGTTAGAATCAATGATTATAGGGAAAGCAGTTGTATCAACAGAAAATTATGGATCAAAAGAAATTCTAGAAGATGGAAAATACGGATTAATAGTAGAAAATAATATTGATAAAATAAGTGAAGGAATTTATTCGTTAATTATAAATGGAGAGTTAAAAAAGAAAAAAGAGGAACTTTCATTAAAAAGAGGAAAAGAGTTTTCTTTAGAAGCTGGAAGAAAAAAAATAGAGGAGTTTATAGAAAGTATATGA
- a CDS encoding polysaccharide deacetylase family protein: MSKKNITADIPILMYHQFVENISEGGKIKLFITKKKFQWQLRILKFLGYETITFKDLEKIGLENRNKKKYIILTVDDGYKDNYSILFPLLKKYNMKAVIYLVSGIDYNKWTIESDQEKRFQLLDLKEIKEMQESGLVEFGGHTLTHPSLPTLSDEALYKEIMEDKTILEKKLGENLTSFAYPYGHITPRVKEIVKNAGYKFAVSTDTGTGIIEDDIFDIRRTAIDTGDLINFLKRISPKYLHYKYKKYGNKKFEDKK, from the coding sequence ATGAGTAAGAAAAATATAACAGCTGATATACCAATTTTGATGTATCATCAATTTGTAGAAAATATATCAGAAGGTGGAAAAATTAAATTATTTATAACAAAAAAAAAGTTTCAATGGCAATTGAGAATTTTAAAGTTTTTAGGATATGAAACAATAACTTTTAAAGATTTGGAAAAAATAGGTCTTGAAAATAGAAATAAGAAAAAATATATAATTTTAACTGTTGATGATGGATATAAAGATAATTATTCAATTCTTTTTCCACTTTTAAAAAAATATAATATGAAAGCTGTAATTTATTTAGTTTCAGGCATAGATTATAATAAATGGACAATAGAAAGCGATCAAGAAAAAAGATTTCAATTGTTAGACTTAAAAGAAATAAAAGAGATGCAAGAAAGTGGATTAGTTGAATTTGGGGGACATACCTTAACTCATCCAAGTTTGCCAACTTTATCTGACGAAGCTCTTTATAAGGAGATAATGGAGGACAAAACTATTTTAGAAAAAAAATTAGGAGAAAATTTAACTAGTTTTGCTTATCCATATGGACATATAACACCGAGAGTAAAAGAAATCGTAAAAAATGCAGGATATAAATTTGCGGTATCTACAGATACAGGAACTGGAATAATAGAGGACGATATTTTTGATATAAGAAGAACAGCTATAGATACAGGAGATTTGATAAATTTTTTGAAAAGAATATCTCCTAAATACTTACATTATAAATATAAAAAATATGGGAATAAAAAATTTGAAGATAAAAAATAG
- a CDS encoding lipopolysaccharide core heptose(II) kinase RfaY — translation MKKQKLKNGYILSAYEEKYLKLGEKILENKYNILKEYKNTLRNYVAVIEIENKKYVLKSPRNEHRIIQRKVGTLFKDGEALTTLKNINELIKNGLDIFAKPYLAIVKRKNGFIEESFILMEYVEAFEEKNKDLAIEYTKKMHEKKIYHGDCNPANFVITGNNSLKVIDTQAKKMFFGKYRAHYDMLTMKMDSYREVKYPYKKDCWYYMALGMKKFKKNSFIKNIKSIRKRIRNHGEEE, via the coding sequence ATGAAAAAACAAAAATTAAAAAATGGATATATTTTATCTGCTTATGAAGAGAAATATTTAAAATTGGGTGAAAAAATATTAGAAAATAAATATAATATTTTAAAAGAGTATAAAAATACTTTAAGGAATTATGTAGCCGTAATAGAGATAGAAAATAAAAAATATGTTTTAAAATCTCCAAGAAATGAGCATAGAATTATTCAAAGAAAAGTTGGAACTTTATTTAAGGATGGAGAAGCATTAACGACTTTAAAAAATATAAATGAATTAATAAAAAATGGATTAGATATTTTTGCAAAACCTTATTTAGCTATCGTAAAGAGAAAAAATGGATTTATTGAAGAATCTTTTATTTTGATGGAATATGTAGAAGCCTTTGAAGAAAAAAATAAAGATTTAGCAATTGAATATACTAAGAAAATGCATGAAAAAAAAATATATCATGGAGATTGTAATCCTGCAAATTTTGTAATTACAGGAAATAATTCTTTAAAGGTTATAGATACACAGGCAAAAAAAATGTTTTTTGGAAAATATAGAGCACACTATGATATGTTAACTATGAAGATGGATTCATATAGAGAAGTAAAATATCCATATAAAAAGGATTGTTGGTACTATATGGCTTTAGGAATGAAAAAATTTAAAAAAAATAGCTTTATAAAAAATATAAAAAGTATAAGAAAAAGAATAAGAAATCATGGAGAAGAAGAATGA
- a CDS encoding glycosyltransferase — MNEKISVVVCVYNRFEYVRNILKSLIEQTADIHEVIFADDGSKTDLQEAIKDLIPLCKFKVKIVWQEDIGFRLAKSRNNAVKFSEGDYIIFMDQDIIFDKDFISKIIKHKKRGNVVYTKALWTDSKQRDEIQKIFDIDYNYKRIYSIIESEQHIKALKSIKKARLYSLLYKFHLRKRGGKFAGLFISLYKDDLLKINGFDEKYIGFGYEDDDLANRLFKSGINTIPVDFEFFPIHMAHPSSPSEAESPNEKYYRDRKKEIFKGDYRCKYGLDNPLGEDKPILKLEYIGEKDEKKN; from the coding sequence ATGAATGAAAAAATAAGTGTTGTAGTTTGTGTATATAATAGATTTGAATATGTAAGAAATATTTTAAAATCTTTAATTGAACAAACTGCAGATATTCATGAGGTAATTTTTGCAGATGATGGATCAAAAACAGATTTACAAGAGGCAATTAAAGATTTAATTCCTTTGTGCAAATTTAAAGTAAAAATAGTTTGGCAAGAAGATATTGGATTTAGACTTGCAAAATCTAGAAATAATGCAGTTAAATTTTCAGAAGGAGACTATATTATTTTTATGGATCAAGATATTATATTTGATAAAGATTTTATAAGTAAGATAATTAAACATAAAAAAAGAGGGAATGTTGTATACACTAAAGCTCTATGGACAGATTCTAAACAAAGAGATGAAATTCAAAAAATATTTGATATAGATTATAACTATAAGAGAATATATTCTATAATAGAAAGTGAGCAACATATTAAAGCTCTAAAATCTATAAAAAAAGCTAGATTATATTCTTTATTATATAAATTTCACCTTAGAAAAAGAGGTGGGAAATTTGCAGGATTGTTTATATCTTTATATAAAGATGATCTTTTAAAAATAAATGGTTTTGATGAAAAATATATTGGATTTGGGTATGAGGATGATGATTTAGCAAATCGTTTATTTAAAAGTGGTATAAACACAATTCCAGTTGACTTTGAATTTTTTCCAATTCATATGGCTCATCCTTCATCACCTAGTGAAGCTGAAAGTCCAAATGAGAAATATTATAGAGATCGAAAAAAAGAGATATTTAAGGGTGATTATAGATGTAAATATGGTTTAGATAATCCATTAGGTGAAGATAAACCAATATTAAAGCTTGAATACATAGGAGAAAAAGATGAAAAGAAGAATTGA
- a CDS encoding CDP-glycerol glycerophosphotransferase family protein: MKRRIEKLKTTFYETILSTLSKIDYFFNKKKIQEKEIWIISETENQAQDNGYYFFKYMRERFPEKNIYYVIGKNAPRIKDLKNLGNILYLGEYKTMLYLLGAKYILSTHGLWMLPSELGITKKITKKMLSGKKIRLGHGITAMKNGVAAYHKKKFLLNDFVVASSSFEKDIFINNYGYNQNEIFVSGFPRYDDMENQIEEKIILLMPTWRDKQDNLGEQFLKTEFYLKVKSLLKNITLQEFLRKENIKLYLYLHENFQKYNEYFYEFENEEIYIVKNKEKNVKELLKMSTCLISDYSSIIFDFAYMDKPVISYQFDYEDYINSRDEKPFIDIALEIPALVTRDEEEIVNFIKKLEENKFKPLKSQKDCLKKFFKYTDNKNCERLYNSILEIK, from the coding sequence ATGAAAAGAAGAATTGAAAAATTAAAAACTACTTTTTATGAAACAATTCTTTCAACCTTATCAAAAATTGATTATTTTTTCAACAAGAAGAAAATACAAGAAAAAGAGATTTGGATTATATCAGAAACAGAAAATCAAGCTCAAGATAATGGATATTATTTTTTTAAATACATGAGAGAGAGATTTCCAGAGAAAAATATTTACTATGTAATAGGAAAAAATGCACCTAGAATTAAAGATTTAAAAAATTTAGGAAATATTCTTTATCTTGGAGAATATAAAACAATGTTATATTTGTTAGGAGCTAAATATATATTATCAACACACGGGTTATGGATGTTACCCTCAGAGTTAGGGATTACAAAAAAAATAACAAAAAAAATGTTAAGTGGAAAAAAAATACGGTTAGGACATGGAATAACGGCGATGAAAAATGGGGTAGCTGCATATCATAAAAAAAAATTTTTATTAAATGATTTTGTAGTAGCATCTTCCAGTTTTGAAAAAGATATTTTTATTAATAATTATGGTTATAATCAGAATGAAATTTTTGTAAGTGGATTTCCTAGATATGATGATATGGAGAATCAAATTGAAGAAAAGATAATCTTACTTATGCCAACTTGGAGGGATAAACAAGATAATTTAGGAGAACAATTTTTAAAAACAGAGTTTTATTTAAAGGTTAAATCACTTTTAAAAAATATTACATTGCAAGAATTTTTAAGAAAAGAAAATATAAAACTTTATTTATATTTACATGAAAATTTTCAAAAGTATAATGAATATTTTTATGAATTTGAAAATGAAGAAATATATATTGTGAAAAATAAAGAAAAAAATGTAAAAGAACTTTTAAAAATGTCAACTTGTTTAATTTCAGATTATTCGAGCATAATTTTTGACTTTGCATATATGGATAAACCTGTAATTTCATATCAATTTGATTATGAAGATTATATAAATAGTAGAGACGAAAAGCCTTTTATTGATATAGCTTTAGAAATTCCAGCTTTAGTAACAAGAGACGAAGAAGAGATTGTTAATTTTATAAAAAAATTAGAAGAAAATAAATTTAAACCTTTAAAATCTCAAAAAGATTGTTTAAAAAAGTTTTTTAAATACACTGATAATAAAAATTGTGAGAGACTTTATAATAGTATTTTAGAAATAAAATGA
- a CDS encoding glycosyltransferase family 2 protein, whose translation MKPLVSVIIPVYNVEKYIEDCLLSIIRSSYKNIEILIIDDCSLDKGETIIKKYLQMDSRVKLLQNEKNKGVCYTRNKGLENASGKYVIFIDGDDFISESWIENLVKIIEEKSCSVVIGKSKNYRDGKIDDYKITDLKTSGYMKFEKMRLSKNGVIWNKIYDLNFLKKNSIFFSKEPLNYGEDLEFVYRVLSKADKIYYSEVGEYFYRCNRPFSLSRKTENEKRIKNLTQVLEKLLSFSKKNDKYNKKTLKKIGEDILIEHFEDPTIKIDMDLIRSVGRFLPEIYMLKKFRKKIKERMGLK comes from the coding sequence ATGAAACCATTAGTAAGTGTTATAATACCAGTTTATAATGTGGAAAAATATATAGAAGATTGCTTACTTAGTATAATAAGGTCCTCATATAAAAATATAGAGATATTAATAATTGATGATTGTTCTTTAGATAAAGGAGAAACTATTATAAAGAAATATCTTCAAATGGATTCGAGAGTAAAACTTTTACAAAATGAAAAAAATAAAGGAGTTTGTTATACTAGAAATAAAGGATTGGAAAATGCTAGTGGAAAATATGTTATTTTTATAGATGGGGATGATTTTATATCAGAGTCGTGGATAGAGAATTTGGTAAAAATAATAGAAGAAAAAAGTTGCTCAGTGGTAATTGGAAAATCTAAAAATTATAGAGATGGAAAAATAGATGATTATAAAATAACTGATTTAAAAACTTCTGGATATATGAAATTTGAAAAAATGAGATTAAGCAAAAATGGAGTTATTTGGAATAAAATATATGATTTAAATTTTTTGAAAAAAAACTCGATTTTTTTCAGCAAAGAACCTTTAAACTATGGAGAAGATTTGGAATTTGTTTATAGAGTATTAAGTAAAGCTGATAAAATTTATTACTCAGAAGTGGGTGAATATTTTTATAGATGCAATAGGCCGTTTTCTCTTTCTAGAAAAACAGAAAACGAAAAAAGAATTAAAAATTTGACACAAGTTTTAGAAAAATTACTATCCTTTTCTAAGAAAAATGACAAATATAATAAAAAAACTTTAAAAAAGATAGGTGAAGATATTTTAATAGAACATTTTGAAGATCCGACTATAAAAATTGATATGGATTTAATAAGATCCGTTGGAAGATTTTTACCAGAGATATATATGTTGAAAAAATTTAGAAAAAAAATTAAAGAAAGAATGGGGTTAAAATGA
- a CDS encoding O-antigen ligase family protein, whose translation MIEKINEELLFKYGTYILFPLFILYPSSQSEIFIFYLLLTIIKVKKEGYKKCGLELYIGLAILGLSLSFIGNWHTKILKQVFSVFKILILPLFIYQFKAIENLEKKLFYFFNALGIYGLLEFLVIKSKPINPGAARYYSYLGFFMDSSVVALSGYIYCFLYLIMKREKTNFEKILGLLGTLIFSYLILLHQVRATYLSFLTVTIIILGYIFMKISIKNKIIVFLTTIFLFGAFFKSSDEIVKSDNVYINRIKSIGDTKSNHSNTARFYFWKTAIKTFESSPINGIGYRRFNMNNIKVEKKYEDEFYHAHSEIFSMLAEVGIIGIFLWYLFKFKIFQFFYFQRKRLLGLFLLITFIGFEIQTFFEVYLVAKNTYRYLFMLLGFILTYLKKDELESN comes from the coding sequence ATGATAGAAAAAATAAACGAAGAGCTACTTTTTAAATATGGAACGTATATTCTTTTTCCATTATTTATTCTTTACCCTTCGAGTCAAAGTGAAATATTTATTTTTTATTTATTATTAACGATAATAAAAGTAAAAAAAGAAGGCTATAAAAAATGTGGTTTAGAATTATATATAGGTTTAGCAATATTAGGATTAAGTTTAAGTTTTATAGGAAATTGGCATACAAAAATATTAAAGCAGGTATTTTCAGTTTTCAAAATATTAATATTGCCTTTATTTATTTATCAATTTAAAGCTATTGAAAATTTAGAAAAAAAACTTTTTTATTTTTTTAACGCTTTGGGAATATATGGATTATTGGAGTTTTTAGTTATAAAATCTAAACCTATAAATCCTGGAGCTGCAAGATACTATAGTTATTTAGGGTTTTTTATGGATTCTTCTGTAGTAGCTTTAAGTGGATACATATATTGTTTTTTATATTTAATAATGAAAAGAGAAAAAACAAATTTTGAAAAAATACTAGGATTATTAGGAACTTTAATTTTTTCCTATTTAATATTATTGCATCAAGTTAGAGCAACATACCTGAGTTTTCTAACAGTCACAATTATTATTTTAGGATATATTTTTATGAAAATAAGTATAAAAAATAAAATAATAGTTTTTTTAACAACAATATTTTTATTTGGAGCATTTTTTAAAAGTTCAGATGAAATAGTCAAGAGTGATAATGTTTATATAAATAGAATAAAATCTATAGGAGATACTAAAAGTAACCATAGTAATACAGCTAGATTTTATTTTTGGAAAACTGCAATAAAAACTTTTGAATCTTCACCTATAAATGGAATTGGTTATAGAAGATTTAATATGAATAATATAAAAGTTGAAAAAAAGTATGAAGATGAATTTTATCATGCACACAGTGAAATTTTCTCTATGTTAGCAGAAGTTGGAATAATAGGAATTTTTCTATGGTACTTATTTAAATTCAAAATTTTCCAATTTTTTTACTTTCAAAGAAAAAGATTATTGGGGTTATTTTTATTAATAACTTTTATAGGTTTTGAAATTCAAACTTTTTTTGAAGTTTATTTAGTAGCTAAAAATACATATAGATATTTGTTTATGTTATTAGGATTTATTTTAACATATTTAAAAAAAGATGAGCTAGAGTCTAATTAG
- a CDS encoding helix-turn-helix domain-containing protein encodes MGNKFVRTNLISYNGFITVKDLANYLSISKKTIYRMIKTGKLSHIQVSGYYAIKISSVKNLIEEVSL; translated from the coding sequence ATGGGAAATAAATTTGTCAGAACAAATTTAATTAGTTATAACGGTTTTATTACAGTTAAAGATCTTGCAAACTATCTTTCTATTTCTAAAAAAACAATTTATCGTATGATTAAAACTGGTAAATTGAGTCATATTCAAGTCAGCGGATACTATGCTATTAAAATCTCTAGTGTTAAAAATCTTATTGAGGAGGTATCTTTATGA